The proteins below are encoded in one region of Mycobacterium pseudokansasii:
- the rsmI gene encoding 16S rRNA (cytidine(1402)-2'-O)-methyltransferase, whose protein sequence is MSSGRLLLGATPLGQPADASPRLIDALAGADVVAAEDTRRVKTLARALDVEISGRVVSLFDRVEALRVTALVDAMQAGATVLVVSDAGLPVINDPGYRLVAACIDAGITVTCLPGPSAVTTALVVSGLPSDKFCFEGFAPRKGAARRAWLASLADEQRTCVFFESPRRLAACLRDAVDQLGGARPAAVCRELTKVHEEVVRGSLDELADWATGGVLGEITVVLAGAGATPYADLQSLVEEVETLVAAGIRVKDACSEVAAAHQGVRSRQLYDAVLLARRETGAAP, encoded by the coding sequence ATGAGTTCCGGCCGCCTGTTGCTCGGCGCCACTCCGTTGGGCCAGCCCGCGGATGCGTCGCCACGCCTGATCGACGCGTTGGCCGGTGCCGACGTGGTGGCGGCCGAGGACACCCGCCGGGTGAAAACATTGGCCAGGGCGCTTGACGTCGAGATCAGCGGGCGGGTGGTGAGCCTGTTCGACCGGGTCGAGGCGTTGCGGGTGACGGCGCTGGTCGACGCGATGCAAGCCGGCGCCACGGTGCTGGTGGTCAGCGACGCAGGATTGCCAGTGATTAACGATCCGGGATATCGACTGGTCGCGGCCTGTATCGATGCCGGGATTACGGTGACCTGCTTGCCCGGGCCGTCGGCGGTGACAACCGCGCTGGTGGTGTCCGGCCTGCCGTCGGACAAGTTCTGCTTCGAGGGGTTCGCTCCGCGCAAGGGGGCGGCGCGGCGGGCGTGGCTGGCCTCGCTTGCCGACGAGCAGCGCACCTGCGTGTTTTTCGAATCCCCGAGACGGCTGGCCGCATGTCTGCGCGATGCCGTCGACCAGCTCGGCGGGGCGCGTCCGGCCGCGGTCTGCCGGGAGCTGACCAAGGTGCATGAGGAAGTGGTGCGTGGATCTCTCGACGAGTTGGCGGACTGGGCGACCGGCGGCGTGCTCGGCGAGATCACCGTGGTACTCGCCGGCGCCGGCGCGACCCCGTACGCCGACCTGCAGTCGCTCGTCGAGGAGGTCGAGACCCTGGTCGCGGCCGGTATTCGCGTCAAGGACGCCTGCAGTGAGGTGGCCGCGGCGCATCAGGGCGTGCGCTCACGTCAGCTCTACGATGCGGTCCTGCTGGCCCGCCGTGAAACCGGCGCGGCGCCCTAG
- a CDS encoding dolichyl-phosphate-mannose--protein mannosyltransferase — protein sequence MTAPPQQTSGLAEERAVSVISPGPRVPIADFGPIDRMRGWIVTAVITLLAAVTRLLNLGSPTDAGTPIFDEKHYAPQAWQVLHNHGVEDNPGFGLVVHPPVGKQMIAIGEALFGYTGFGWRFSGAVLGIVLVALVTRIVRRITRSTLVGGIAGVLLICDGVSFVAARTALLDGFLTFFVVAAFGALIVDRDQVRQRMHVALTQNRVAETVWGPRLGVRWWRFGAGVLLGLAFATKWSGLYFMAFFGAMSLAFDVAARRQYQVPRPWLGTLRRDLLPTGYALALIPFTVYLASYAGWFASETAIDRHQVGQTIGPDSVIPLPDAVRSLWYYTAKAFHFHATLTNSAGNHHPWESKPWSWPMSLRPVLYAIDQQNVAGCGGQSCVRAEMLVGTPAMWWLAVPVLVYAGWRMFVRRDWRYAVVLVGYCAGWLPWFADIDRQMYFFYAATMAPFLVMAIALILGDILYQPGQNRERRTLGLIVVSCYVALVVTNFAWLFPILTGLPISQQIWNLEIWLPSWR from the coding sequence ATGACCGCCCCGCCCCAACAAACTTCCGGCCTGGCCGAGGAGCGTGCGGTATCCGTCATCAGCCCCGGGCCGCGGGTGCCGATCGCCGATTTCGGACCGATAGACCGGATGCGTGGCTGGATTGTCACCGCCGTGATCACGCTGCTCGCCGCGGTGACCCGGTTATTGAACCTCGGCTCGCCGACCGATGCCGGCACTCCGATCTTCGACGAGAAGCACTACGCCCCCCAGGCCTGGCAGGTGCTGCATAACCACGGCGTCGAAGACAATCCCGGCTTCGGACTGGTCGTCCATCCTCCGGTCGGCAAGCAGATGATCGCGATCGGCGAGGCGCTGTTCGGTTACACCGGGTTCGGGTGGCGGTTCAGCGGCGCGGTGCTGGGCATCGTTCTGGTGGCGCTGGTGACCCGGATCGTCCGGCGGATCACCCGCTCGACCCTGGTCGGGGGAATCGCCGGCGTGCTGCTGATCTGTGACGGGGTCAGCTTTGTCGCCGCGCGCACCGCGCTGCTGGACGGCTTCCTGACGTTCTTTGTGGTCGCGGCTTTCGGCGCGTTGATCGTCGACCGCGATCAGGTTCGCCAACGCATGCACGTCGCCCTGACACAGAACCGGGTCGCCGAGACGGTGTGGGGACCACGGCTGGGGGTGCGCTGGTGGCGGTTCGGCGCCGGGGTACTACTCGGATTGGCCTTCGCGACCAAGTGGTCCGGTCTGTACTTCATGGCGTTCTTCGGTGCGATGTCGTTGGCGTTCGACGTGGCGGCGCGCCGCCAGTACCAGGTGCCGCGGCCGTGGTTGGGGACGCTGCGGCGCGATCTGTTGCCTACCGGATACGCGCTGGCGCTCATTCCGTTCACGGTTTACCTGGCCAGCTACGCCGGCTGGTTCGCCTCCGAGACCGCGATCGACCGCCACCAGGTAGGTCAGACGATCGGCCCGGACAGCGTCATCCCGCTGCCCGACGCGGTTCGCTCGCTGTGGTACTACACCGCCAAGGCATTCCACTTCCATGCGACGCTGACGAATTCGGCCGGCAACCATCACCCGTGGGAGTCCAAGCCGTGGAGTTGGCCGATGTCGTTGCGGCCGGTGCTGTATGCCATCGACCAACAAAACGTAGCGGGCTGCGGTGGCCAGTCGTGCGTCAGAGCCGAGATGCTGGTCGGCACTCCGGCCATGTGGTGGCTGGCGGTGCCGGTCCTGGTGTATGCCGGCTGGCGGATGTTCGTCCGGCGGGACTGGCGCTATGCGGTGGTGTTGGTCGGCTATTGCGCCGGCTGGCTGCCGTGGTTCGCCGACATCGACCGGCAGATGTACTTCTTCTACGCCGCGACCATGGCGCCGTTTCTGGTGATGGCCATCGCGTTGATTCTCGGCGACATCCTCTACCAACCCGGTCAGAACCGGGAGCGGCGCACCCTGGGGCTGATCGTGGTGAGTTGTTATGTCGCTTTGGTGGTGACCAACTTCGCCTGGCTTTTCCCGATACTCACCGGCCTGCCGATCTCACAGCAGATCTGGAACCTGGAGATCTGGCTGCCCAGCTGGCGATGA
- a CDS encoding DUF732 domain-containing protein, with amino-acid sequence MGTAVKLLMGLLIGIFTTIGLAAPALGDASVDGDGRDVGFLAALQDAGITYSTPEHAVGSAHAMCTNLHHGESGLRAVQQVKIQNPPIDLETASRFAVIAAKYYCPEQLY; translated from the coding sequence ATGGGTACAGCTGTGAAACTGCTCATGGGGCTACTGATAGGTATTTTCACCACGATCGGCCTCGCCGCGCCCGCGCTCGGCGACGCGAGCGTTGACGGCGACGGTCGCGATGTGGGTTTCCTGGCTGCTCTGCAGGATGCCGGCATCACGTATTCAACTCCAGAGCACGCCGTCGGGTCCGCCCATGCGATGTGCACGAACTTACATCACGGCGAATCAGGGCTGCGCGCTGTCCAGCAGGTGAAAATCCAGAATCCGCCAATTGATTTGGAGACTGCATCCCGATTTGCCGTGATAGCCGCGAAATACTATTGTCCTGAACAACTCTACTAG
- the arcA gene encoding arginine deiminase: MGVELGSNSEVGTLRVAILHRPGTELRRLTPRNSDQLLFDGLPWVSRAQEEHDEFAELLRSRGVEVLLLSQLLTEALDSGAARMQGVAAAVDARRLGLPLAQQLSAYLRSLDPVRLAHVLTAGMTFNELPSDIRTDVSLVVRMHHGGDFVIDPLPNLVFTRDSSIWIGPRVVIPSLALRARVREASLTDIIYAHHPRFTGVRRAYESRTAPVEGGDVLLLAPGVVAVGVGERTSPAGAEALARSLFDDDLAHTVLAVPIAQKRAQMHLDTVCTMVDVDTVVMYAAVVEHLSAFTIQRSPKGVAISDAAPFVRAASDAMGIDKLRVIGTGLDPVVAEREQWDDGNNTLALAPGVVVAYERNAQTNARLEAAGIEVLTIAGSELGTGRGGPRCMSCPAARDPL, from the coding sequence GTGGGCGTCGAGTTGGGATCCAATTCCGAGGTGGGCACGTTACGGGTCGCCATCCTGCACCGCCCCGGTACCGAACTGCGCCGGCTCACCCCGCGCAACAGCGACCAGCTGCTGTTCGACGGGCTGCCCTGGGTGTCGCGCGCGCAGGAGGAGCATGACGAGTTCGCCGAACTGCTGCGCTCGCGCGGGGTGGAGGTATTGCTGCTGTCGCAGCTGCTGACCGAGGCGTTGGACAGCGGGGCCGCCAGGATGCAGGGTGTCGCCGCCGCGGTTGACGCGCGCCGGCTTGGATTGCCACTGGCGCAACAGCTCTCGGCGTATTTGCGTAGTCTGGACCCGGTTCGGCTGGCGCATGTGCTGACGGCGGGGATGACGTTCAACGAGCTGCCGTCCGATATCCGGACCGACGTGTCGCTGGTGGTCCGCATGCACCATGGCGGGGATTTCGTCATCGACCCATTACCGAACCTGGTGTTCACCCGCGACTCGTCGATCTGGATCGGTCCGCGGGTGGTCATCCCGTCGCTGGCGTTGCGGGCGCGGGTTCGTGAGGCATCGTTGACCGACATCATCTATGCCCATCACCCGCGGTTCACCGGGGTGCGGCGGGCCTACGAATCACGCACCGCTCCCGTCGAGGGTGGCGACGTGCTGTTGCTGGCCCCCGGCGTGGTCGCCGTCGGGGTCGGCGAGCGTACCAGCCCGGCCGGCGCGGAAGCCTTGGCGCGCAGCCTGTTTGACGACGACCTTGCGCACACCGTGCTCGCGGTGCCGATTGCTCAGAAGCGTGCGCAAATGCATCTGGACACCGTGTGCACCATGGTGGACGTCGACACCGTGGTGATGTATGCCGCCGTCGTCGAGCACCTGTCGGCGTTCACCATCCAGCGTTCGCCCAAAGGCGTGGCGATCAGCGATGCGGCCCCATTTGTGCGGGCTGCTTCCGACGCGATGGGCATCGACAAGCTGCGAGTCATCGGCACCGGCCTGGACCCCGTCGTCGCCGAACGCGAACAATGGGACGACGGCAACAACACCTTGGCACTGGCCCCCGGTGTCGTCGTCGCCTACGAGCGCAACGCGCAGACCAACGCCCGGTTGGAGGCTGCCGGCATCGAGGTGCTGACCATCGCGGGCTCGGAGCTGGGCACCGGCCGTGGCGGGCCGCGCTGCATGTCCTGCCCGGCCGCCCGCGACCCGCTTTAG
- a CDS encoding alpha-ketoglutarate-dependent dioxygenase AlkB, producing the protein MALAIQGSLFEHNERRQLGNGAFIDIRAGWLHGGDDLLATLLANVPWRSERRQMYDRVVDVPRLVSFHDLTVEDPPHPQLTRIRRRLNDIYGGELGEPFTTVGLCYYRDGSDSVAWHGDTIGRSSTEDTMVAIVSLGATRSFALRPRGGGTSLRFPLAHGDLLVMGGSCQRTWEHSVPKTSAPTGPRVSIQFRPRDVR; encoded by the coding sequence GTGGCGTTAGCGATTCAGGGCTCGCTGTTCGAGCACAACGAGCGGAGACAACTCGGCAACGGCGCCTTCATCGACATCCGCGCGGGCTGGCTCCACGGTGGCGATGACCTGCTGGCGACGCTGCTGGCCAATGTGCCGTGGCGCTCCGAACGGCGCCAGATGTACGACCGCGTGGTCGACGTGCCGCGCCTGGTCAGTTTTCACGACCTGACCGTCGAGGACCCGCCGCATCCGCAACTCACGCGAATTCGCCGGCGCCTCAATGACATCTACGGAGGTGAGCTGGGTGAGCCGTTCACCACCGTCGGCCTGTGCTACTACCGGGACGGCTCCGACAGCGTCGCCTGGCATGGCGACACCATCGGCCGCAGCAGCACCGAGGACACCATGGTGGCGATCGTCAGCCTCGGCGCCACCCGGTCCTTTGCGCTGCGCCCGCGCGGCGGCGGAACCTCGTTGCGATTTCCGCTGGCACATGGGGACCTGCTGGTGATGGGCGGATCGTGTCAGCGCACCTGGGAACATTCGGTGCCCAAGACGTCGGCGCCCACCGGCCCGCGGGTCAGCATCCAGTTCCGGCCCCGCGACGTGCGCTAG
- a CDS encoding DUF5642 family protein, with protein sequence MSKVVLALAAVCLLVGCSPGASQSTKADIAKVIDVKSSFGPGFTVNDVPPRAIDPQFFAARKLPDGLSFDPANCAKAALGPQMPPGVQGNMAAVSAEGNGNRFVVIAVETSQQLPFNDPGKECGRIAFSGAQVRGGIEVVATPHIDGAQTLGVHRVLQALVDGSARTGELYDYSAQFGYYQVNVIANPLVVPNQPVAPVDVQRARDLLVKAVAAIRG encoded by the coding sequence ATGTCGAAGGTGGTACTGGCGCTGGCAGCGGTGTGCTTGCTGGTCGGTTGTTCGCCGGGTGCCTCCCAGTCGACAAAGGCCGACATCGCCAAGGTCATCGACGTCAAGTCCAGCTTCGGACCCGGGTTCACTGTCAACGACGTCCCGCCCAGGGCTATCGATCCGCAGTTCTTCGCGGCCCGCAAGCTGCCCGACGGCCTGAGTTTCGATCCGGCGAACTGCGCCAAGGCGGCCCTGGGGCCGCAGATGCCGCCCGGCGTGCAGGGCAACATGGCGGCGGTCTCGGCCGAGGGCAACGGCAACCGGTTCGTGGTGATCGCGGTGGAGACCTCCCAACAGCTGCCGTTCAACGACCCCGGCAAGGAATGCGGCCGGATCGCCTTCTCCGGGGCACAGGTGCGCGGCGGCATCGAGGTGGTCGCCACGCCGCACATCGACGGCGCCCAGACGCTCGGTGTGCACCGCGTGCTGCAGGCGCTGGTCGACGGGTCGGCGCGCACCGGCGAACTCTACGACTACTCGGCGCAGTTCGGTTACTACCAGGTCAACGTGATCGCCAACCCGCTGGTGGTTCCCAATCAGCCGGTCGCCCCAGTCGATGTCCAGCGTGCCCGCGACCTGCTCGTCAAAGCGGTGGCCGCGATCCGGGGTTGA
- a CDS encoding DUF5642 family protein produces MRPWWIGAMATVLAAACAQSPAPVTAPTHTSPPAHRATVNPANIKRLSRELPPGYEVTKDIPAGAAPRVVWGLGATAITVPAQCAILADPAGGRGQSAQGVSGSGAGGIVDAIVVSAPPGPLSPAAGLVAGCAQWTMSDGHTTASIRLSDPPRIDGAETAAMVADVRTSVESGTEIDSRTYTFVAYLGDYYAFTTLTTDPGSMLPPLPPQFAADLLVKTVSAVRG; encoded by the coding sequence TTGCGGCCGTGGTGGATTGGCGCGATGGCGACGGTGCTGGCGGCCGCATGTGCGCAATCGCCGGCGCCGGTGACCGCACCGACCCATACCTCACCGCCGGCTCATCGCGCGACCGTCAACCCGGCCAACATCAAAAGACTCAGCCGTGAGTTGCCGCCCGGCTACGAGGTGACCAAAGACATTCCCGCCGGGGCAGCACCGCGAGTGGTCTGGGGTCTTGGTGCCACTGCGATCACCGTGCCCGCCCAATGCGCGATACTCGCCGACCCGGCCGGCGGCCGCGGCCAGTCCGCGCAGGGCGTATCCGGCTCTGGCGCGGGTGGCATTGTCGACGCCATCGTGGTTTCGGCTCCGCCGGGTCCGCTTTCCCCGGCCGCCGGACTGGTTGCGGGCTGCGCGCAGTGGACGATGTCCGACGGGCACACCACGGCCAGCATCCGTCTGTCCGACCCGCCACGCATCGACGGTGCCGAAACCGCGGCCATGGTGGCAGACGTTCGTACATCCGTGGAGTCTGGTACCGAAATCGATTCGCGCACCTATACTTTCGTGGCCTACCTGGGTGACTACTACGCGTTCACCACGCTGACCACCGACCCCGGGTCAATGCTTCCCCCGCTGCCACCGCAGTTTGCCGCCGATCTGCTGGTCAAAACGGTGTCGGCGGTACGCGGCTGA
- a CDS encoding GNAT family N-acetyltransferase encodes MDGMAELTGARTAELAGMDIFAGCPADDLLPLAARLAPLRAPAGQVLMRQGEQAVSFLLISAGSAEVIHVGDDGAVIVEQALPGMIVGEIALLRDIPRTATVTTVEPLAGWIGGSEALDRMVNIPGIMERLVRTVRQRLAAFITPVPIRVRDGTPLLLRPVLPGDSERTVHGHVHFSSETIYRRFMSARVPDAAMMHYLSEVDYVDHFVWVMIDGVDPVADARFIRDEHDPTVAEIAFTVADAYQGRGIGSFLIGALSVAARVGGVERFSARMLSDNVPMRTIMDRYGAIWQREDIGVITTVIDVPGPRDLGFGRELAEQIRGVARQVIEAVS; translated from the coding sequence TTGGACGGGATGGCCGAATTGACCGGCGCTAGGACAGCAGAGCTCGCCGGAATGGACATCTTCGCGGGATGTCCGGCCGATGACCTGCTGCCACTGGCTGCCCGGCTGGCTCCGCTGCGTGCCCCGGCCGGCCAGGTCCTGATGCGCCAGGGTGAACAGGCGGTATCCTTCCTGCTCATCTCGGCGGGTAGTGCCGAGGTCATCCATGTCGGCGACGACGGTGCGGTGATCGTCGAGCAGGCGCTGCCGGGCATGATCGTCGGGGAAATCGCCTTGTTGCGTGACATCCCGCGGACCGCGACGGTCACCACCGTCGAGCCGCTGGCCGGCTGGATCGGTGGCAGCGAAGCCCTGGACCGGATGGTCAACATCCCCGGGATCATGGAGCGGCTGGTACGCACGGTTCGCCAGCGCCTGGCCGCGTTCATCACCCCGGTCCCGATACGGGTTCGCGACGGCACCCCACTGCTGCTGCGCCCGGTGCTGCCCGGCGACAGCGAGCGCACCGTACACGGGCACGTCCACTTCTCCAGCGAGACGATCTACCGCCGGTTCATGTCGGCCCGGGTCCCCGACGCGGCGATGATGCACTACCTGTCCGAGGTGGACTACGTCGACCACTTCGTGTGGGTGATGATCGACGGCGTCGATCCCGTGGCCGACGCGCGTTTCATCCGTGACGAACATGATCCGACGGTCGCCGAAATCGCGTTTACCGTCGCCGACGCCTATCAGGGCAGGGGGATCGGCAGCTTTCTGATCGGCGCGCTGTCCGTCGCCGCCCGCGTCGGCGGCGTCGAGAGGTTCTCCGCGCGGATGCTTTCGGACAACGTGCCGATGCGCACCATCATGGACCGCTACGGCGCGATCTGGCAGCGCGAGGACATCGGGGTCATCACCACGGTCATCGACGTGCCCGGCCCGCGTGATCTGGGCTTCGGGCGCGAGCTGGCCGAGCAGATCAGGGGAGTGGCCCGCCAGGTGATCGAGGCCGTGAGCTGA
- a CDS encoding class I SAM-dependent methyltransferase, with the protein MNTSQDPRELTRGLLAAPAVLRHGFLDVLGESTSSPVPTVAQKAMNSRFVATVYERLWRPTSFYLASGVTTRGEQRRAATALRLSRAHRLLDVACGPGNFTAPLARCLPAGGLAVGFDISEPMLTRAVVDNCGPQTCYVRGDARTLPFGDQTFDAVCCFGALYLMPEPFRVTGEMLRVLRPGGRIAILTSYAGQAAPVRKALTATADLIGLTMFDGHSFVDLFSSAGLVDIEQQTQRALQFVAATRPR; encoded by the coding sequence ATGAACACCAGCCAGGATCCGCGCGAGTTGACCCGTGGTCTGCTCGCGGCGCCGGCGGTGCTGCGGCACGGCTTCCTCGACGTGCTCGGTGAGTCCACGAGTTCGCCCGTTCCAACGGTTGCGCAGAAGGCGATGAACAGCCGGTTCGTCGCGACCGTATATGAGCGGTTGTGGCGGCCGACGTCCTTCTACCTCGCCAGTGGTGTCACCACCCGCGGCGAGCAGCGCCGCGCGGCCACGGCATTGCGGCTATCGCGCGCCCACCGGTTGCTTGACGTGGCCTGCGGCCCAGGCAATTTCACCGCGCCACTGGCCCGGTGCCTGCCGGCCGGCGGCCTCGCGGTGGGATTCGACATCTCCGAACCGATGCTGACTCGTGCCGTGGTGGACAACTGCGGGCCGCAGACCTGCTACGTCCGCGGCGACGCGCGCACGCTGCCGTTCGGCGACCAAACATTCGATGCTGTCTGCTGTTTCGGCGCGCTGTACCTGATGCCCGAACCGTTCCGGGTCACCGGTGAAATGCTGCGGGTATTGCGGCCCGGCGGCCGGATCGCGATCCTGACCAGCTATGCCGGGCAAGCGGCGCCGGTTCGCAAGGCACTGACGGCAACAGCTGACTTGATCGGGCTGACCATGTTCGACGGGCACAGCTTCGTCGACCTGTTCTCCTCGGCCGGTCTGGTCGACATCGAGCAGCAGACACAGCGTGCGCTGCAGTTCGTCGCGGCCACCCGGCCCCGGTAA